One genomic segment of Erythrolamprus reginae isolate rEryReg1 chromosome 2, rEryReg1.hap1, whole genome shotgun sequence includes these proteins:
- the LOC139163170 gene encoding uncharacterized protein, whose protein sequence is MHHHINVITFAHSLDNLGPPEGVLCQGKGTPGRFPIAGQGLAEEAETEVTSPNVAALDATLALLNGWCSKETESPVGGHPGLRQVRWGAPWKRSGEMGGAAGLCGDPAREEKAGEEETEEAGFAPGSPRARSCLRRGREAGRPLQLPPSRPCTVEIRDLEGNNNPSNPPQRSIPWRIPWEDQSQDTTEEKQRMKLSGFYDGDQATVQPPNQESPVSFKEVAVSFSEEEWSLLDPDQKALHSEVMLENHRNVVCLGHNGQENQDSCELFQLINDKDGMERFGIGMEFESPERSQSKNCNHESSSSTDAPVQDILA, encoded by the exons atgcaccaccacatcaacgttattacctttgctcacagccttgataat CTTGGGCCACCAGAGGGCGTCCTCTGCCAAGGGAAGGGAACTCCAGGTCGCTTCCCCATTGCAGGGCAGGGCTTGGCAGAGGAGGCAGAGACGGAAGTGACATCACCGAACGTTGCCGCTCTGGACGCTACACTCGCTCTCCTTAACGGCTGGTGCTCGAAGGAGACGGAGAGTCCGGTGGGTGGACATCCAGGCCTGCGCCAGGTGAGGTGGGGGGCTCCCTGGAAGAGAAGCGGGGAAATGGGTGGGGCGGCTGGACTTTGCGGAGACCCAGCAAGAGAGGAGAAGGCGGGCGAGGAGGAGACGGAGGAGGCGGGATTCGCACCAGGCTCCCCCAGGGCCCGATCCTGTctccggagggggagagaagcgggGCGGCCTCTGCAGCTGCCTCCTTCCCGGCCCTGCACTGTGGAGATCAGAGATCTTGAGGGAAATAACAATCCATCAAATCCCCCTCAGAGGTCAATTCCCTGGAGGATCCCTTGGGAAGATCAAAGTCAGGACACCACAGAAG agaaacaaagaatgaagcTTTCTGGTTTTTATGACGGAGATCAAGCAACGGTTCAacctccaaatcaa gagagtcctgtgtccttcaaggaggtggctgtgtctttctctgaggaggaatggtctctgctggatcctgaccagaaagcgctgcattcggaagtcatgctggaaaaccatAGGAACGTGGTCTGTCTGG gtcataatgggcaggagaatcaagattcctgtgaactgttccaactgatcaatgataaagatggaatggagaggtttggaattggaatggaattCGAAAGCCCTGAGAGAAGCCAGTCAAAGAATTGCAATCATGAAAGCTCCTCTTCCACTGATGCTCCGGTGCAAGACATTCTTGCCTGA